A DNA window from Phaeobacter sp. A36a-5a contains the following coding sequences:
- the nuoG gene encoding NADH-quinone oxidoreductase subunit NuoG encodes MSDLRKINIDGTEIEVDGAMTLIQACEEAGVEIPRFCYHERLSIAGNCRMCLVEVVGGPPKPAASCAMQVRDLRPGPEGQAPQVKTNSPMVKKAREGVMEFLLINHPLDCPICDQGGECDLQDQAMAYGVDFSRFREPKRAVDDLDLGPLVGTAMTRCISCTRCVRFTTEVAGITQMGQTGRGEDSEITSYLNETLDSNLQGNIIDLCPVGALTSKPYAFTARPWELTKTETIDVMDALGSNIRVDTKGREVMRILPRNHDGVNEEWISDKTRFVWDGLRRQRLDRPYVRVDGKLKPATWPEALEAAAAAMKGKKIAGLIGDLVPVEAAFALKQLVEGEGGKVECRTDKARLPIGNRAAYVGTATIEDIDSAKAIMLIGTDPRNEAPVLNARLRKAWINGANIGLIGQPVDLTYGYAHLGTDRAALETLLNGETEGAIGKDTLVIVGQGALREADGLAVLAHAQKYAAMTESKLLVLHTAAGRVGAMDVNAVTEGGLEAAIDGAEVIYNLGADEVEIDAGAFVIYQGSHGDRGAHRADVILPGAAYTEENGLFVNTEGRPQLAMRASFAPGEAKENWAILRALSAELDAKLPYDSLAQLRSALVAEVPHLARIDEVAANDGPALEVEAMGKAAFLPAVKDFYLTNPIARSSQLMAELSANAKARSAEKIAAE; translated from the coding sequence ATGTCTGACCTCCGCAAGATCAACATTGACGGAACCGAGATTGAGGTGGATGGGGCGATGACCCTGATCCAGGCCTGTGAAGAGGCCGGGGTGGAAATTCCCCGTTTCTGCTACCACGAGCGCCTGTCCATCGCCGGCAATTGCCGGATGTGCCTGGTTGAGGTTGTCGGCGGCCCGCCGAAACCTGCCGCCTCCTGCGCCATGCAGGTCCGCGACCTGCGTCCCGGTCCCGAAGGCCAGGCGCCGCAGGTGAAGACCAATTCGCCGATGGTCAAGAAGGCCCGTGAGGGCGTGATGGAGTTCCTGCTGATCAACCATCCGCTGGATTGCCCGATCTGCGATCAGGGTGGCGAATGTGATCTTCAGGATCAGGCGATGGCTTATGGCGTTGATTTCTCGCGCTTCCGAGAGCCAAAGCGCGCCGTCGACGATCTCGATCTCGGTCCGCTCGTCGGCACCGCAATGACCCGCTGCATTTCCTGCACGCGTTGCGTTCGTTTCACCACCGAAGTCGCAGGCATTACCCAGATGGGCCAGACCGGTCGTGGTGAGGATAGCGAGATTACCTCCTATCTGAACGAGACGCTGGATTCGAACCTTCAGGGCAATATCATCGACCTGTGCCCGGTTGGGGCGCTGACCTCGAAACCCTATGCCTTCACGGCCCGCCCGTGGGAGTTGACCAAAACCGAAACCATCGACGTGATGGACGCGCTGGGGTCGAACATCCGTGTCGACACCAAAGGCCGCGAAGTGATGCGCATCCTGCCGCGCAACCATGACGGCGTGAATGAGGAATGGATCAGCGACAAGACCCGGTTCGTCTGGGACGGGCTGCGTCGCCAGCGTCTGGATCGCCCCTATGTGCGTGTCGACGGCAAGCTGAAGCCCGCGACCTGGCCGGAGGCCCTGGAGGCAGCGGCCGCCGCAATGAAGGGCAAGAAGATTGCCGGCCTGATCGGTGATCTGGTCCCGGTTGAGGCGGCTTTTGCGCTGAAACAGCTGGTCGAAGGGGAGGGTGGCAAGGTTGAGTGCCGGACGGACAAGGCCCGTCTGCCGATCGGCAACCGCGCGGCCTATGTCGGCACCGCAACCATCGAAGATATCGACAGCGCCAAGGCGATCATGCTGATTGGCACCGATCCTCGCAATGAGGCGCCGGTTCTGAACGCCCGCCTGCGCAAGGCCTGGATCAACGGCGCCAATATCGGCCTGATCGGCCAGCCGGTCGATCTGACCTATGGCTACGCCCACCTCGGCACCGACCGCGCAGCGCTCGAGACACTGCTCAACGGCGAAACCGAAGGCGCGATTGGCAAAGATACGCTGGTCATCGTCGGCCAGGGCGCCCTGCGTGAGGCCGATGGTCTGGCGGTACTGGCCCATGCGCAGAAATACGCGGCCATGACCGAGAGCAAACTGCTGGTGCTGCACACCGCTGCCGGCCGTGTTGGTGCGATGGATGTGAATGCGGTCACCGAGGGTGGCCTTGAGGCGGCCATCGACGGCGCAGAGGTGATCTACAACCTCGGCGCTGATGAGGTCGAAATTGATGCAGGCGCCTTTGTGATCTACCAGGGCTCGCACGGCGATCGTGGTGCCCATCGCGCCGACGTCATCCTGCCCGGTGCTGCCTATACCGAAGAAAACGGTCTGTTCGTGAACACCGAAGGGCGTCCGCAGCTGGCCATGCGCGCAAGCTTTGCCCCCGGTGAGGCCAAGGAAAACTGGGCGATCCTGCGGGCGCTCAGCGCGGAGCTGGATGCCAAGCTGCCCTATGACTCGCTGGCGCAACTGCGCAGTGCGCTGGTGGCAGAGGTGCCGCATCTGGCGCGCATTGACGAAGTGGCGGCAAATGACGGCCCGGCGCTTGAGGTTGAGGCCATGGGCAAGGCGGCATTCCTGCCTGCGGTCAAGGACTTCTACCTGACCAACCCGATTGCGCGGTCGTCGCAGCTGATGGCGGAACTCTCCGCCAACGCAAAGGCGCGTAGCGCCGAGAAGATCGCGGCGGAGTGA
- a CDS encoding carboxymuconolactone decarboxylase family protein, whose product MSDAKNPFEAMMAQAQDMAKALNPALESFSPTGAFKEFEALWPTMPKDVMEMMFGNTVNKGGLDAKTRLLLTLAGLTMQGAQADSAVRQTVRHALEAGAKKQEIVETIGQMSVFAGIPAMTRALELAQEVLDAKGDDET is encoded by the coding sequence ATGAGCGATGCCAAGAACCCATTTGAGGCCATGATGGCCCAGGCCCAGGACATGGCCAAAGCCCTGAACCCGGCGTTGGAGAGCTTCTCTCCCACCGGAGCGTTCAAGGAGTTTGAAGCGCTGTGGCCGACGATGCCGAAGGATGTCATGGAGATGATGTTCGGCAATACCGTCAACAAGGGCGGGCTGGATGCCAAAACCCGGCTGCTGCTGACATTGGCCGGGCTGACAATGCAGGGCGCACAGGCGGATTCAGCCGTGCGCCAGACCGTACGCCACGCCCTGGAGGCGGGCGCTAAGAAACAAGAGATCGTTGAAACGATCGGACAGATGTCGGTGTTTGCCGGCATCCCGGCCATGACCCGCGCGCTGGAACTGGCGCAAGAGGTTCTGGACGCCAAAGGGGACGATGAAACATGA
- the nuoK gene encoding NADH-quinone oxidoreductase subunit NuoK, whose amino-acid sequence MITLEHYLTVAATLFVIGIFGLFLNRKNVIILLMSIELMLLAVNINLVAFSSFLGDLVGQVFTLFVLTVAAAEAAIGLAILVCFFRNRGTIAVEDINVMKG is encoded by the coding sequence ATGATCACACTCGAGCATTATCTAACCGTCGCGGCGACGCTGTTCGTCATCGGCATCTTCGGGCTCTTCCTGAACCGCAAGAACGTCATCATCCTGCTGATGAGCATCGAACTGATGCTCTTGGCGGTGAACATCAACCTTGTGGCTTTCTCCAGCTTCCTTGGGGATCTGGTGGGTCAGGTCTTCACCCTCTTTGTGCTGACCGTGGCCGCCGCCGAGGCCGCTATTGGTCTTGCGATCCTGGTTTGCTTCTTCCGCAACCGCGGCACCATCGCCGTGGAAGACATCAACGTGATGAAGGGCTAA
- the nuoI gene encoding NADH-quinone oxidoreductase subunit NuoI — MANIDYTRAAKYFLLQDFWVGFKLGMKYFFAPKATLNYPHEKGPLSPRFRGEHALRRYPNGEERCIACKLCEAICPAQAITIDAEPREDGSRRTTRYDIDMTKCIYCGFCQEACPVDAIVEGPNFEFATETREELFYDKDKLLSNGERWEAEIARNLELDAPYR, encoded by the coding sequence ATGGCGAACATCGACTACACCCGCGCCGCCAAATACTTCCTGCTGCAGGATTTCTGGGTCGGCTTCAAACTGGGGATGAAGTATTTCTTCGCCCCTAAGGCCACCCTGAACTATCCGCACGAGAAGGGCCCGCTGTCGCCCCGCTTCCGCGGTGAGCACGCGTTGCGCCGCTATCCGAACGGCGAGGAGCGCTGCATTGCCTGTAAACTGTGCGAGGCGATCTGCCCGGCGCAGGCGATCACCATCGACGCGGAACCGCGCGAGGACGGCAGCCGCCGCACCACGCGGTACGACATCGACATGACGAAGTGTATCTACTGCGGTTTCTGCCAGGAAGCCTGCCCGGTGGATGCAATTGTCGAAGGCCCGAACTTCGAGTTCGCCACCGAGACCCGCGAGGAGCTGTTCTATGACAAGGACAAGCTGCTTTCGAACGGGGAGCGCTGGGAAGCCGAGATCGCGCGCAATCTCGAACTGGACGCGCCGTACCGATGA
- a CDS encoding NADH-quinone oxidoreductase subunit J — protein sequence MSVFAFYLFAISAITGGLFTVISRQPVHSVLWLILAFISSAGLFVLLGAEFVAMLLVIVYVGAVAVLFLFVVMMLDVDFAELKAEMARYMPLALLIGLVILMQFVMAFGVWETAPAAATQLAQPIPTDQHNTEALGLIIYDQYFLLFQLSGLILLVAMIGAIVLTLRHRTDVKRQDVVAQMMRDPALAMELKDVKPGQGL from the coding sequence ATGAGCGTTTTTGCCTTTTACCTCTTTGCCATCAGCGCCATCACCGGCGGGCTGTTCACGGTGATCAGCCGCCAGCCGGTGCATTCTGTGCTGTGGCTGATCCTGGCCTTTATTTCCTCGGCCGGGCTGTTCGTGCTGCTGGGCGCCGAATTTGTCGCCATGCTGCTGGTCATCGTCTACGTCGGTGCCGTTGCGGTGCTGTTCCTCTTTGTGGTGATGATGCTGGACGTGGATTTTGCCGAGCTGAAAGCAGAGATGGCGCGCTATATGCCGCTGGCGCTGCTCATCGGTCTGGTGATCCTTATGCAGTTCGTGATGGCTTTTGGTGTGTGGGAAACCGCACCGGCGGCGGCCACGCAGCTGGCCCAGCCGATCCCGACTGACCAGCATAACACCGAGGCGCTTGGCCTCATCATTTACGACCAATATTTCCTTCTGTTCCAACTTTCCGGCCTGATCCTGCTGGTTGCGATGATCGGCGCCATTGTGCTGACCCTGCGCCACCGCACCGACGTCAAGCGTCAGGACGTTGTCGCCCAGATGATGCGCGATCCGGCCTTGGCCATGGAACTCAAGGATGTGAAACCGGGGCAGGGGCTTTGA
- a CDS encoding DUF5333 domain-containing protein, with product MRILIATCAACLMLLPSMGAAKPSLRDVQEIEDPLFAVALAKEVADHCDAITARYFKGLTELRRLRARANALGYTDTEIRAYIGSDEEKARMRAKGERFLAQNGVSYEKTETFCTFGRAEIKKNSAIGVLLRAK from the coding sequence ATGCGAATCCTGATTGCGACATGTGCCGCCTGCCTGATGCTGCTGCCGTCGATGGGCGCGGCAAAGCCGTCCTTGCGCGATGTGCAAGAGATCGAAGACCCGCTGTTCGCGGTCGCTCTGGCCAAGGAAGTGGCCGACCACTGTGATGCGATTACCGCGCGTTACTTCAAGGGTCTGACCGAACTGCGGCGCCTGCGGGCACGTGCCAATGCTCTTGGCTATACGGATACGGAAATCCGCGCCTACATCGGCTCGGACGAGGAAAAAGCCCGGATGCGGGCCAAGGGAGAACGCTTCCTGGCGCAAAACGGGGTCTCATATGAGAAAACGGAAACATTCTGTACGTTTGGTCGTGCGGAAATCAAGAAAAACAGCGCGATCGGCGTTTTACTGAGGGCGAAATAG
- the nuoH gene encoding NADH-quinone oxidoreductase subunit NuoH: MAEFFNTPGGIAVLILAQVLAVVAFVMISLLFLVYGDRKIWAAVQMRRGPNVVGIYGLLQTVADALKYVVKEVVIPAGADRTVFILAPLTSFVLAMIAWAVIPFNDGWVLSDINVAILYVFAVSSLEVYGVIMGGWASNSKYPFLGSLRSAAQMISYEVSIGLIIVGVIISTGSMNFGDIVRAQDGDLGLLNWYWIPHFPMVFLFFISALAETNRPPFDLPEAESELVAGYQVEYSATPFLLFMAGEYIAIFLMCALTTLLFFGGWLSPIPGLPDGVLWMVGKMAFFFFLFAMVKAITPRYRYDQLMRLGWKVFLPFSLAWVVFVSFAAKFDWFWGIFARWTVGG; the protein is encoded by the coding sequence ATGGCTGAATTCTTTAACACCCCAGGCGGCATCGCTGTTCTGATCCTGGCGCAAGTGCTTGCAGTTGTTGCATTTGTCATGATTTCGCTGCTGTTCCTCGTCTACGGGGACCGCAAGATCTGGGCGGCTGTCCAGATGCGTCGTGGCCCCAATGTCGTAGGCATCTACGGCCTGCTGCAAACGGTGGCCGACGCGCTCAAATATGTTGTCAAAGAGGTGGTGATCCCCGCCGGTGCCGATCGCACCGTGTTTATTCTGGCCCCATTGACCAGCTTTGTGCTGGCGATGATCGCCTGGGCGGTGATCCCCTTCAACGACGGCTGGGTCCTGTCGGACATCAATGTGGCGATCCTCTATGTTTTCGCTGTCTCCAGCTTGGAGGTCTATGGCGTGATCATGGGCGGCTGGGCCTCGAACTCGAAATATCCGTTCCTCGGCAGCTTGCGCTCAGCGGCGCAGATGATCTCTTACGAGGTCTCGATTGGTCTGATTATCGTTGGGGTCATCATCTCCACCGGCAGCATGAACTTCGGCGACATCGTACGTGCGCAGGACGGTGATCTGGGTCTGCTGAACTGGTACTGGATCCCGCATTTCCCGATGGTCTTCCTGTTCTTCATCTCGGCACTTGCGGAAACCAACCGCCCGCCGTTCGATCTGCCCGAAGCGGAATCGGAGCTGGTTGCAGGCTACCAGGTGGAATACTCGGCGACACCGTTCCTGCTGTTCATGGCCGGGGAATACATCGCCATCTTCCTGATGTGCGCGCTGACAACACTGCTGTTCTTCGGCGGCTGGCTGTCTCCGATCCCTGGGCTGCCCGACGGCGTCCTGTGGATGGTCGGCAAAATGGCGTTCTTCTTCTTCCTCTTCGCAATGGTGAAGGCAATCACGCCCCGCTACCGCTATGACCAGCTGATGCGTCTGGGTTGGAAAGTGTTCCTGCCGTTCTCGCTGGCCTGGGTGGTCTTCGTATCCTTTGCTGCAAAATTTGACTGGTTCTGGGGCATCTTCGCCCGCTGGACCGTGGGAGGCTGA
- a CDS encoding NADH-quinone oxidoreductase subunit D, producing MDGSKMDDALTGEQKIRNFNINFGPQHPAAHGVLRLVLELDGEIVERCDPHIGLLHRGTEKLMESRTYLQNLPYFDRLDYVAPMNQEHAWCLAIEKLTGVEVPRRASLIRVLYSEIGRILNHLLNVTTQAMDVGALTPPLWGFEEREKLMIFYERACGARLHAAYFRPGGVHQDLPDALIDDIEAWTHSFPSVLDDIDGLLTENRIFKQRNADIGVVTEEDILNYGFSGVMVRGSGLAWDLRRAQPYECYDEFDFQIPVGKNGDCYDRYLVRMEEMRQSLSIIRQCIGKLRETPGDILARGKLTPPKRGDMKTSMESLIHHFKLYTEGFHVPAGEVYAAVEAPKGEFGVYLVADGTNKPYRAKLRAPGFLHLQAMDYVAKGHQLADVAAIIGTMDVVFGEIDR from the coding sequence ATGGACGGCTCCAAAATGGACGACGCCCTGACCGGCGAACAGAAGATCCGTAACTTCAACATCAACTTCGGACCGCAACACCCTGCGGCACACGGCGTTCTGCGTCTGGTGCTGGAGCTGGACGGCGAAATCGTTGAGCGCTGCGACCCGCATATCGGCCTGTTGCACCGCGGCACCGAAAAGCTGATGGAGAGCCGGACGTACCTGCAGAACCTGCCGTATTTCGACCGCCTCGACTATGTGGCGCCGATGAACCAGGAACATGCCTGGTGTCTGGCCATCGAAAAGCTGACCGGCGTGGAAGTGCCGCGTCGCGCGTCGCTGATCCGCGTTCTCTATTCCGAGATCGGCCGGATCCTCAATCACCTGCTGAACGTGACGACGCAGGCGATGGACGTTGGCGCGCTGACCCCGCCGCTGTGGGGCTTTGAAGAGCGCGAGAAGCTGATGATCTTCTATGAGCGGGCCTGTGGTGCGCGCCTGCACGCGGCGTATTTCCGCCCCGGTGGTGTGCATCAGGATCTGCCCGACGCGCTGATCGACGATATCGAGGCCTGGACCCATAGCTTCCCATCCGTTCTGGATGACATCGACGGGCTGCTGACCGAGAACCGCATCTTTAAACAGCGGAATGCCGATATCGGTGTCGTGACCGAGGAGGATATCCTCAACTACGGGTTCTCCGGGGTGATGGTGCGCGGCTCCGGCCTTGCCTGGGACCTGCGCCGTGCGCAGCCCTATGAGTGCTATGACGAATTCGATTTCCAGATCCCGGTTGGCAAGAACGGCGACTGCTACGACCGCTACCTTGTCCGTATGGAAGAGATGCGCCAGTCGCTGTCGATCATTCGCCAGTGTATCGGCAAACTGCGCGAAACCCCCGGTGATATTCTGGCCCGTGGCAAGCTGACCCCGCCCAAACGGGGCGATATGAAAACTTCGATGGAGAGCCTGATCCACCACTTCAAGCTCTATACCGAGGGGTTCCACGTGCCCGCCGGCGAGGTCTACGCCGCTGTTGAGGCGCCCAAGGGCGAATTTGGCGTCTATCTGGTTGCAGATGGCACCAACAAACCTTATCGCGCCAAGCTGCGTGCGCCGGGCTTCCTGCATCTGCAGGCCATGGATTATGTGGCCAAGGGCCACCAACTCGCCGACGTCGCGGCCATCATTGGCACCATGGACGTCGTATTTGGAGAGATTGACCGCTAA
- a CDS encoding NADH-quinone oxidoreductase subunit E, protein MLRRLHSEQPDSFAFTPENQTWAEAQITKFPDGRQASAIIPLLWRAQEQEGWLTKPAIEYVADMLGMAYIRALEVASFYFMFQLQPTGSVAHVQICGTTSCMICGAEDLIAVCQEKIANKPFTLSADGKFTWEEVECLGACTNAPMAQIGKDYYEDLTAEGFAKLLDDLAAGQVPLPGPQNGRYAAEPKSGLTSLTEYESGKTQYNASVQLAADIGDTVKRIDGTEVPILTPWIGKDGKVAGRDSADTPPPAPKTPLPAVKQAEVAKAKSDAPKKAAPKKAAVSEPASPEGAAAEAGAAVEEKPETLTAARDGKADDLKMLKGVGPKLEQTLNDLGFYHFDQIAAWTDEQIAWVDSRLKFKGRIVRDGWIEQSRQLAAGEETEFAKKAKADDRYKKD, encoded by the coding sequence ATGCTTCGTCGTCTGCATTCCGAACAACCCGATAGTTTTGCCTTCACGCCCGAGAACCAGACATGGGCCGAAGCGCAGATCACCAAATTCCCTGATGGCCGTCAGGCCAGTGCGATCATTCCGCTGCTGTGGCGTGCGCAGGAGCAGGAAGGCTGGCTGACGAAGCCTGCAATCGAATATGTCGCGGACATGCTGGGCATGGCCTATATCCGTGCGCTTGAGGTTGCGTCCTTCTACTTCATGTTCCAGCTGCAACCCACTGGATCGGTTGCACATGTTCAGATCTGCGGGACCACGTCCTGCATGATCTGCGGCGCAGAGGATCTGATTGCCGTCTGTCAGGAAAAGATCGCGAACAAGCCTTTTACCCTGTCGGCGGATGGTAAGTTTACCTGGGAAGAGGTCGAGTGCCTTGGTGCCTGCACCAACGCCCCGATGGCCCAGATCGGCAAGGATTATTACGAAGATCTGACCGCAGAAGGCTTTGCCAAGCTGCTGGATGATCTGGCTGCCGGTCAGGTGCCGCTGCCGGGCCCGCAAAACGGGCGCTACGCGGCCGAGCCGAAATCGGGGCTGACCTCGCTGACAGAATATGAAAGCGGCAAGACGCAGTATAATGCGTCGGTCCAGCTGGCGGCGGATATTGGCGATACAGTCAAGCGTATCGACGGCACCGAAGTGCCGATCCTGACGCCATGGATTGGCAAGGACGGCAAGGTTGCCGGTCGCGACAGTGCCGACACCCCGCCGCCCGCGCCGAAAACACCGCTTCCGGCGGTGAAACAGGCCGAGGTTGCTAAGGCAAAGAGCGACGCACCAAAGAAGGCCGCTCCGAAAAAAGCTGCTGTCAGCGAACCGGCCTCTCCTGAGGGCGCGGCCGCAGAAGCCGGAGCCGCTGTTGAAGAGAAGCCGGAAACCCTGACCGCAGCGCGTGATGGCAAGGCCGATGATCTGAAGATGCTGAAAGGTGTCGGTCCCAAGCTGGAGCAGACCCTGAATGATCTGGGGTTCTACCACTTTGACCAGATCGCCGCCTGGACGGATGAGCAGATCGCATGGGTCGATAGCCGGTTGAAGTTCAAGGGGCGCATCGTCCGCGACGGCTGGATCGAACAGTCCCGGCAATTGGCGGCTGGCGAGGAAACCGAATTCGCCAAGAAGGCCAAGGCCGACGACCGCTACAAAAAAGACTGA
- a CDS encoding DUF5337 domain-containing protein — protein sequence MSVERDKALAAKGRHIALVIAATMLGWLAMSLFIGPALGLAGRYALLFDFAALAGFIYAAVNIFQLWRMRQDSQR from the coding sequence ATGAGCGTAGAGCGCGACAAAGCACTGGCAGCAAAGGGACGGCACATCGCATTGGTGATTGCCGCAACCATGCTTGGCTGGCTGGCAATGTCGTTGTTCATCGGCCCCGCGCTGGGGCTCGCCGGGCGCTACGCTCTGCTGTTTGATTTCGCAGCCCTTGCAGGCTTCATCTATGCAGCGGTCAACATTTTTCAACTCTGGCGGATGCGCCAGGACAGCCAAAGGTAG
- the nuoF gene encoding NADH-quinone oxidoreductase subunit NuoF, which yields MLKDQDRIFTNLYGMHERTLAGAKQRGHWDGTAGIIEKGRDWIIQNMKDSGLRGRGGAGFPTGLKWSFMPKESDGRPSYLVINADESEPGTCKDREIMRHDPHTLIEGALIASFAMNAHTCYIYLRGEYIREREALQAAIDECYDAGLLGRNAAGSGWDFDVFLHHGAGAYICGEETALIESLEGKKGMPRMKPPFPAGAGLYGCPTTVNNVESIAVVPTILRRGPDWFAGFGRQNNAGTKLFAISGHVNNPCVVEEAMSISFEELIEKHCGGIRGGWDNLLAVIPGGSSVPCVRGENMRDAIMDFDYLRGELGSGLGTAAVIVMDKQTDIIKAIWRLSKFYKHESCGQCTPCREGTGWMMRVMDRLVKGEAELEEIDMLWDVTKQVEGHTICALGDAAAWPIQGLIRNFREEIEDRIKAQKSGRMGAMAAE from the coding sequence ATGCTGAAGGACCAGGACCGGATCTTTACCAACCTTTACGGGATGCATGAGCGCACATTGGCAGGCGCAAAACAGCGGGGCCATTGGGATGGCACTGCGGGCATCATCGAAAAAGGGCGGGACTGGATCATCCAGAACATGAAGGATTCCGGCCTGCGCGGACGCGGTGGTGCGGGCTTCCCTACCGGCCTTAAATGGTCCTTTATGCCGAAAGAGAGCGATGGTCGCCCCTCGTATCTGGTGATCAACGCCGATGAATCGGAACCGGGCACCTGCAAAGACCGTGAAATCATGCGCCATGATCCGCATACGCTGATCGAGGGCGCGCTGATCGCCTCCTTCGCTATGAATGCGCATACCTGCTACATATACCTGCGCGGCGAATATATCCGCGAGCGCGAGGCGTTGCAGGCGGCCATCGACGAATGCTATGACGCAGGGCTCCTGGGCCGTAATGCCGCTGGCTCCGGCTGGGACTTTGACGTCTTCCTGCACCATGGTGCAGGGGCCTATATCTGCGGCGAAGAAACTGCGCTGATCGAAAGCCTTGAGGGCAAGAAGGGCATGCCGCGGATGAAACCGCCGTTCCCGGCTGGTGCTGGCCTTTATGGCTGCCCGACCACGGTGAACAACGTTGAATCCATTGCCGTTGTGCCGACCATCCTGCGTCGCGGCCCCGATTGGTTTGCAGGCTTTGGCCGTCAGAACAACGCGGGCACCAAGCTGTTTGCGATCTCCGGCCACGTCAACAACCCTTGCGTGGTTGAAGAGGCGATGAGCATTTCCTTTGAGGAGCTGATCGAGAAGCATTGCGGCGGCATCCGCGGCGGCTGGGACAACCTGCTGGCGGTGATCCCCGGCGGCTCCTCTGTTCCGTGTGTGCGCGGCGAGAACATGCGCGACGCGATCATGGATTTCGACTATCTGCGCGGCGAACTGGGCTCCGGCCTTGGCACGGCGGCGGTCATCGTGATGGACAAGCAGACCGATATCATCAAGGCGATCTGGCGCCTATCGAAGTTCTACAAGCACGAAAGCTGCGGCCAATGCACCCCCTGCCGTGAAGGCACCGGCTGGATGATGCGCGTGATGGACCGTCTGGTGAAAGGCGAGGCCGAGCTGGAAGAGATCGACATGCTGTGGGATGTGACCAAGCAGGTCGAAGGCCACACCATTTGCGCGCTCGGCGACGCCGCAGCCTGGCCGATCCAGGGCCTGATCCGCAATTTCCGCGAGGAAATCGAAGACCGTATCAAGGCACAGAAGTCCGGGCGCATGGGCGCCATGGCAGCCGAATAG